In Misgurnus anguillicaudatus chromosome 5, ASM2758022v2, whole genome shotgun sequence, a genomic segment contains:
- the LOC141363999 gene encoding protein NLRC3-like, protein MKSKYESLFEGIKQQENQTLLNRIYTQLYIINGEREGVNEEHEVLHMEKKPRTQHSQDTQIYCNDIFKPLPEPECEEKMNKIKSVLTKGIAGIGKTVSVQKFILDWTEGTTNQDVDFMFVLPFRELNLIKDNQYSLHKLLLDFHPELQDLDSKIYDECKVVFIFDGLDESRIPMKFKDSEKVSEATQTSSVGVLISNLIKGDLLPSAHIWITSRPAAANQIPSEYINRLTEIHGFNDPQKEEYFRKRVSDEDQASRIISHIKRSRSLHIMCHIPLFCWISSTVLQKILTQDHNAEIPKTLTEMYIHFLLIQINMKNEKYDENDPEKLLQSNRGVIVKLSELAYKQLMKGNVMFYEEDLRDCGIDITDASVYSGICTEIFKEESVIHQRKVYSFIHLSFQEFLAAFFMFHSCVVENIESDVNNELYGLLQTVTDRSSKTKTDNTFL, encoded by the coding sequence ATGAAGAGCAAGTATGAGAGTTTATTTGAGGGAATCAAACAACAAGAGAATCAAACCCTCTTGAACAGGATTTACACACAACTTTACATCATAaatggagagagagaaggagtGAATGAAGAACATGAAGTGTTACACATGGAGAAAAAACCCAGAACACAACACTCACAAGACACTCAAATCTACtgtaatgacatctttaaacccTTACCTGAACCAGAATGTGAGGAGAAGATGAACAAAATCAAGAGCGTTCTTACTAAAGGCATCGCTGGAATTGGTAAAACTGTCTCTGTGCAGAAGTTCATTCTGGATTGGACCGAGGGAACAACCAATCAGGATGTAGATTTCATGTTTGTGCTTCCATTTCGAGAACTGAACTTGATTAAAGATAATCAGTACAGTCTTCACAAACTTCTGCTTGACTTTCATCCTGAACTTCAAGATCTGGACTCAAAGATTTATGATGAGTgtaaagttgtgttcatctttgATGGTCTGGATGAAAGCAGAATACCAATGAAGTTTAAAGACAGTGAGAAAGTTTCTGAAGCGACTCAGACTTCATCAGTTGGTGTGTTGATATCAAACCTCATCAAAGGAGATCTGCTTCCCTCTGCTCAcatctggatcacctccagaccagcagcGGCCAATCAGATCCCTTCTGAATACATCAACCGTCTGACAGAAATCCATGGATTCAATGATCCTCAAAAGGAGGAatatttcaggaagagagtcaGTGATGAAGATCAAGCCAGCAGAATCATCTCACACATTAAAAGATCAAGAAGTCTCCACATCATGTGTCATATACCACTCTTCTGCTGGATCTCATCCACTGTGCTTCAGAAGATCCTGACCCAAGATCACAATGCAGAAATCCCTAAAACTCTGACTGAAATGTACATCCACTTCCTGCTGATTCAGATCAATATGAAGAATGAGAAGTATGATGAGAATGATCCAGAGAAACTCCTGCAGTCCAACAGAGGAGTGATTGTCAAACTGTCTGAACTGGCTTATAAACAGCTGATGAAGGGTAATGTGATGTTTTATGAGGAGGACCTGAGAGATTGTGGGATAGACATCACTGATGCCTCTGTGTATTCTGGGATCTGTACTGAGATCTTTAAAGAGGAATCTGTGATTCATCAGAGGAAAGTCTATAGCTTTATACATCTCAGCTTTCAGGAGTTTCTCGCTGCGTTCTTTATGTTTCATTCATGTGTAGTGGAGAACATTGAATCTGATGTGAATAATGAGCTGTATGGACTATTACAAACAGTAACTGATAGATCCTCAAAGACAAAAACAGACAATACATTCCTGTGA